The genomic segment AGCTTTACCTAGTTGGGCTACGCCCGCGTATTTAAAGAAACTCAGTACTCAATCCGTCAGCGGCGCGCTGTTTGCCCGCGATACCGTCGGCGGTCTTATCGCCACCACTCGCGTTAGCATCCTGTTCAGCGGCATCCTGGCCATCATCGGTCTCAGCACCATGATCATCAAGCCGGACCTGGTCTACAAGCTGCAAAGCCTGCCGTTGTTTGCCAGCAGCGCTCCGCAGCAAGCTGCAACACTACCGGCGACACAAGTTGCCTCAACGATAAGCAACCTGGCGAATGTGCCGGCGAATGCTGCGGCCAAGAACATTGCCAGCCTGACGGTACCGGCGCCAAGCGCCAACGTGAATCATTTGCTGCATATGGATGGACTGGCCAACAAGGCCATCAAACCGCTCGACAGCTCGCGCCAACAGCAATGGGTAACCAATTGGCTGTCCAAGCGTTATCGCGTCGCTGGCGACGCCACCAACATGTTTGTGACGACAGCCTATAAAACCGCGCGCGAAACCAAGCTGGATCCGCTCCTGATCCTGGCTGTGATGGCGATCGAATCGGGCTTGAACCCGTTTGCCGAAAGCCCGGTTGGTGCGCAAGGCCTGATGCAAGTCATGTCGAAAGTACATGAAGACAAGTTCGAAAGCATGGGCGGTATCAAGGCTGCTCTGAACCCGACTGCCAATATCAAGGTCGGCTCCATGATCCTGCGTGACTACGTGAACCAGGGCGGCTCGGTCGAAGCCGGTCTGAAACGCTATGTCGGCGCTGCTGCGTTCGCCAATGATGGCGGCTACGGCTACAAGGTGCTGGCTGAATATCGCCGCCTGCAAGATGTCGCTATCGGCAAAAACGTGCCGTCAACCGGTTCTGTTGCACCTATCGCTACGCCGAAAGCGCATCCGATACAGGCAGTGGCTCCTGCCGATGCCGCCAGCCCGACTCCTGCTGAAGCAGCAGTCAATGTGCCGGACCCGATCGAACGCCGTATCCAGCAGTCAGACAATCAGTTGACTCCCCTGCCACTGACTTGATCGACATCCTGATCTAGCAGCGCGCCAATAAAAAAAGAGCCAATGGCTCTTTTTTTACTTCTGCAAACGGCGCAGGAGGTTACGAAAACCTCCGGGCCTTTTGATCACTCGCCCAAATAAGCCGCCTTCACCTTAGGATCATCCAGCATGTCCTTGGCGTTGCCGGTCATCGTCACCAGGCCGGAATCCATCACATAAGCCCGATGCGCCGCTTCCAGCGCCAATTTGGCGTTCTGCTCGACCAGCAAAATGGTGATGCCTTGTGCGGAAACGTTGCGGATCACTTCGAATATCTTCTCCACCATGATCGGCGACAAACCCATCGATGGCTCATCCAATAACAATAGCTTTGGATGGCTCATCAAGGCGCGCGCCATGGCCAGCATCTGCTGCTCGCCACCGGACAAGGTACCGGCCATCTGCGCAGCCCGCTCTTTCAAGCGCGGGAAGACAGTGAACCACTTGTCGATGTCAGCCGCAATGCCGGCCTTGTCGTCACTTGTGTACGCGCCCATGAGCAGATTTTCCTGGATGCTCATGCGGGTAAATACGCCACGCCCTTCCGGCACCATCGCCAGTTTTTGCTTAACCAGGTTAAACGAGGTCAAACCCTTGGTGTGCTGCCCCAGATAGTGCATCTCGCCTTCGACTTTACATTGCGGCAAAGTACCGGTGATGGCTTTCAGCGTAGTAGTCTTGCCAGCGCCATTGGCGCCAATCAGCGTGACCAGCTCACCTTCATTGACGTCGAGGTTGATGCCCTTGACTGCCTGGATGCCGCCATAAGCGACTTTCAGGTTGCTGATTTTCAGGATATTGGTTGCCATTAGTGACCACCTCCCAGATAGGCTTCAATCACTGCAGGGTTCTTCTGGATTTCTGCTGGCAATCCTTCCGCAATCGGCTTGCCGTAATCCAGCACGGTCAGACGGTCACACAAGCCCATCATCAGCTTGACATCATGTTCGATCAACAAAATGGTCTTTCCTTCATTCTTGATTTTTACCAGCAGTTCACGCAGCGCCAATTTTTCGGTGGCGTTCATGCCGGCAGCAGGTTCATCCAATGCCAGCAATTGCGGCTCTGTCGCCAGCGCCCGGGCGATTTCCAAACGGCGTTGATCGCCGTACGACAAATGACGCGCAGTACGTTCTCCAAAACGACCGATACCGACGAAATCCAGCAATTCTTGCGAACGCTTGCGAATTGCCAGTTCTTCCACGCGGGCCGCCTTGTGGCGGAACACCGCGCCGAACACACCTTGGTGGGTGCGTACGTGACAACCTACCATGACGTTTTCCAGCACAGTCATCTCGCCAAACAGGCGGATGTTCTGGAATGTACGGGCAATCCCCGCCTTGGCGACTTCATGCGGTGCCGACGGCGAATACGGCTTGCCGGCCAGCTCAAAGGATCCGGTATCGGCCTGGTACAAGCCGGTGATGACGTTAAAGAAAGTCGTCTTGCCCGCGCCGTTCGGCCCGATCAGGCCATAAATCTGGCCTTTCAGGATCTTGACGTTGACTTCAGACAAAGCCTGCAAACCGCCGAATCGCTTGTTGACGCCGGAGATATTTAAAATTGTTGGTGCGCTCATGTGATCTCCTTAAGCCTCTACCACGCCGGTTGCCAGCGTAGGTTTATCGATATCGGCATCCGGCCGGTCCTCGTGCTTGGGTGCTGGCCACAAGCCGGCTGGGCGCGTCAACATGATCACCACCATCGCCAGGCCGTACAGTAACTGACGCAATACTTCGGCATCGATCAGTACCGTGCCGAACAACGCCATCTGCAGCGGTTCCACGGTATGCCGCAAGACTTCCGGCAACGCCGCCAGCAAGATACCGCCCAGCACCACGCCAGGAATATGGCCCATGCCGCCCAGCACCACCATCGCCAGCACCGCAATCGACTCAGTCAGCGAGAATGATTCCGGCGAGACAAAACCCTGGAACGAGGCAAACATCGCACCAGCAACGCCACCAAACGAAGCGCCCATGGTGAACGCCAGCAGTTTCATATTGCGGGTATTGATGCCCATCGCCTTCGCGGCGATTTCATCTTCGCGGATCGCCACCCAGGCACGGCCCAGGCGCGAGTTTTGCAAACGGATCGAAATGAAGATGATCGCAATGCACAGCACCAGGAACAGGAAGTAATAGGCGTTCACCGATGGCATGCCGATGCCGCCAAAATACACGGTCGCATTAGAGCCGCGTTCACCTGCCAGCGAGACGCCGAAGATGCGGATCGGATCGATCAGGTTGATACCCTGCGGACCGTTGGTGATATTGACCGGCGCGTTCAGGTTGTTCATGAAAATCCGGATGATTTCACCGAAACCCAGGGTCACGATGGCAAGGTAATCGCCGCGCAACTTGAGTGTAGGCGCACCCAGGATAGCGCCGAACATGCCCGCCAAGGCCGCACCCAGCGGCACGATCACCCATAGCGACAAGTGAATGCCGTTCTGGACAATTTCCGGACCGCAGACCATGACCAGGAAATTGCCAATGGCAGGATACGTATTGACGAAAGATTCCAGCACCGAGGCGAACTGCGGCGAGGCAAGCAAGCCGGTCATGTAGGCGCCGATCGCGTAGAAGGCGATATAGCCCAGATCCAGCAGGCCGGCAAAACCGACCACGATGTTCAGGCCCAGCGCCAGCATGATGTAGAGCAGAGCGAAGTCCATGATACGGACCCACGAATTGCCGAAATTGGCGGCAATGAACGGGAATATCATGAACAGGATAGCAAGGGCGACCAGGCTGGTGTAAGCCTTGGTCGGATTCTTTTTGGTGTCGAAGAAATTGGCCATGTATGTTCTCCGAATTAAGCGCGATCGGCGACACGTTCGCCCATGATGCCGGATGGACGCAAGGTCAATACGATGATCAGCACGATGAAGGCAAAGATGTCCTGGTAGTTACTACCGAAGAAATTGCCGGTCAGGTCGCCGATATAACCTGCGCCGAGACTCTCGATCAAGCCCAGCAGGATACCGCCCAGCATGGCGCCGTAGATATTGCCGATACCGCCCAGCACTGCAGCGGAGAAGGCTTTCAAGCCTGGCACGAAGCCCATGGCGAACTGCGCAGAAGAATAATTCGCTCCCCACATCACGCCGGCCACTGCCGCCAGCGCGGCGCCGATGGCGAAGGTCATGACGATGACACGGTTGGAATCGACGCCCATCAAACCCGCAACCCGCGGATTCTCGGCGGTAGCGCGCATGGCGCGGCCCATCTTGGTTTTCTCAACCAGCATCACCAGGCCGAACATCGAGGCAGCGGCCAGCACCAGCAACATGATCTGCGTAGGCGAAATCAGGGCGCCGAAAATGTGCACAGGGTCGGACGGCATGACTTGCGGCACTGGCAGCGGGCTGCGGCCCCAGATCATCATGGCGAAAGTCTGCAGCAGGATGGATACGCCGATCGCTGTGATCAACGGCGCCAGTCGCGGCGCGTTGCGCAACGGCCGGTAGGCAACGCGCTCGATGATCAGACTGACGATGACGCAGACCGGTATGGCGCCGATGATGGCAATCGCCAGCTGGACGATGCCAGGCAAGCCGGGAGCGACATGCTGCAGCAGCTTGAGGATGGTCAGGCCAACCATCGCGCCGATCATCAGGATATCGCCGTGGGCGAAATTAATCAGGTTCAAGACGCCGTATACCATCGTGTAACCGAGGGCAATCAACGCATACATGCTTCCCAGCACCAAGCCGTTGATAACTTGTTGGATAAAGATATCCATAATTTCCTTCTTGTATGTGTGTTTCGGTTCAAATCGGTCAGAACACTATTGCGACCATATCAGAGGCAGCACAGCAAAAATCATTCCCGATACAAAAACGGCACCTTGGATAAAGTCCTAGTGCCGTGGGGAGACGCCCTTTCGCTTAACTGGAAAGGTAATTTGGCATTGCGTGAATAGCCGGTATAAGAAGGATGAACGAGGTACACATATTTGTTTGTCTCCTATTACGTCTTTATAAAAAACGTTTTTATCTTAAAGTGCCTTGCCTCGATGGGCAAATGCACCATGACCGTGCAGATTATAGCTAACGTTGAGGGATAAGCAACTCTGACAGCACTACAATATTACCTTGCCAAACGTGCTTCGGCACTGGGTTTTACAATCAAGTTACAGCGCCGCAATGATAGCGAGGAAAACAAAAAACTATCGATGGAAAAGTAGGATTTATTCGAAATATAATTTCGCGCCAGAATGAGGCAAACACCCCATTGGGCTTGGATTTGCGCGACCGTTTTGACCATTGGCCAGCAACGGTGAAACAAGTTTATCCCATGAAAATTTTCAGATTCCCATGGGCAATCAACTTATTTCATTCGTCGTTTTCGCGAATCAGGCCCGCGCCAGGCCCTTTGGCATAGGGAACGTGACGTTTTCTTCTGCGCCGTCGAGCGTACGCACATTCTTGGCGCCGTAGGCAGTCAGGCGATCAATTACCGCCTGCACCAGGACTTCGGGTGCAGAGGCGCCGGCGGTCACGCCAATGCGGGTTTTGCCTTGCAGCCAGTCAGGATCGATCTGCTCGGCGTTATCCACCATATAGGCAGCGGTGCCGCGCTTCTCGGCTACTTCGCGCAAACGGTTGGAATTCGAACTGTTGGGGCTGCCGACCACGATCACTACGTCAACCTGCGGCGCCATGAATTTCACGGCTTGCTGGCGATTGGTGGTGGCGTAGCAGATATCGCCCTTCTTCGGCTCCGTGATCAGAGGAAAGCGCTGCTTCAGAGCGACAATCACATCTGCGGTATCGTCGACCGACAAGGTAGTCTGCGAGACATAAGCCAGCATCGCCGGATTCGCCACTTGCAGCTTGTCGACGTCGGCCACGGTTTCCACCAGATGCATGCCGCCCTCTGTCTGGCCCATGGTGCCCTCGACCTCGGGATGGCCTTCGTGACCGATCATAACAATCTCACGTCCCTCGCGCCGCATCTTGGCGACTTCCATGTGCACCTTAGTCACCAGTGGGCAAGTTGCATCAAACACTTTCAAGCCGCGCACCTCAGCTTCTTCCTGCACCGCCTTGGATACGCCGTGGGCAGAAAAAATCACCGTGTTCCCGGCCGGGACATCCGCTAGCTCTTCAATGAAGATCGCGCCCTTATTTCGCAGATCCGCCACCACATAGGCATTGTGGACAATCTCGTGGCGCACATAAATCGGTGCGCCAAACTGTTCCAGCGCGCGCTCGACGATTTCAATCGCGCGGTCGACACCGGCGCAAAAACCACGCGGCTGCGCTAGTAGAATTTCTTTATCCATAGTCATTCCTTCAATCGGCGCAATTACAAAATGCCGATGATTTTTACTTCGAACTTGAGCGACTGCCCCGCCAGCGGATGATTAAAGTCGAACAAGGCGCCCTGCTCATCAATCTCGCGCAACACGCCAGCGAATTGACCACCGCCCGGCGCCGCGAATTCCACCAGATCGCCAATACGATACTCCTCGCCCAACTGCGAATTCTGACGCAAGGTCGCGCGCGACACGCGCTGGATCAGCTCTGGATTGCGTGGACCGAAAGCCTGTTCCGGCGGCAGGTCAAAGGTTTGATGCGTACCTTCAGGCAAACCCAGCAGGCAACTCTCCAGGAATGGCGCCAGCTGGCCCATGCCGAATTGCAAGGTGGCCGGTGACTCTTTGAAAGTACTGACAATATCTTCACCCTCTTGTGAAGCAAGGCGATAGTGCAACGTTAAATAGGATGCTTCGGTGACGACAGGCAAAGACAAATTAGACATAAATTAGACGCAATTAGGCAAAAACACCACTAACAAAAAGGCAATCGTTCATCTGAAGATGATATTGTAAGCCACCTTGCAGCACATGACGTGCTTCGCACTCAGCAATTCATCCATGCTATGGCAATTACAGATTGGCCCACAGACCAAAGACCGCGCGAACGCCTGATTAAATTCGGGCCGCAGGCGCTTTCCGATGCAGAACTGCTGGCAGTATTCCTGCGGGTTGGCACCGCAGGCAAAAGCGCAGTCGACCTGGGACGCGAAATGACCTCCCATTTCGGCTCGTTGAACGGGCTGTTTTCCGCATCGCTAAAGGACTTTTGTTTGATTAACGGCCTCGGACCTGCGAAATACGCCCAACTGCAAGCCATCCTGGAACTGGGGCGGCGTTCGCTGGCAGAGGAATTACAATCGGGCAGCAGCTTTGATGCGCCAGCCGCGGTAAAGCAGTACCTGCAATTACTGTTAACCAATAAACCGTATGAATCCTTTCTGGTGCTGTTCCTCGATGTCAAAAATCGGCTGATCTGCGCCGAGGAGCTGTTTCGCGGCACGCTGACCCACGCCAGCGTTTATCCACGCGAAGTAGTCAAGGCTGTCTTGGCGCACAATGCCGCGAGCATCATGCTTGCACACAATCACCCCTCAGGCACGCTGGAGCCGAGCGCCGCCGATCACAAGCTGACACAAACCCTGAAACAGGCCATGGATCTGATCGGTGTCCGGGTGCTCGATCATTTCATCGTCGCCGGCACCAAGGTGTACTCGTTTGCAGAGCATGGCCAGTTGTAAATTTGCAATATTAGACCAAAACCAAATTGTTAAATCATAAAACGCGCATAAGACACAATTGTTTTCCGCAAGTCGTTGAAAAATCTCATTTTTTTATATATACTCTTCTTTTTTCCAGTTTCGGAAATCTTTTAGGAGTAAAAACATGGCACGTGTCTGCCAAGTCACCGGGAAGGGGCCGATGGTCGGCAACAACGTTTCCCATGCAAACAACAAGACGAAACGTCGCTTTTTGCCTAACTTGCAAAATCGCCGCATTTTCGTTGAGTCTGAAAATCGCTGGGTCTCCCTGCGTTTGTCCAACGCCGGTTTGCGCGTAATCGACAAAATCGGCATCGATGCCGTGTTGGCCGATCTCCGCGCTCGTGGCGAAAACGTCTAACTAGCAGAATAAAGGAAGAATCATGGCGAAATCAGGCCGCGACAAAATCAAGCTGGAATCGACCGCAGGTACAGGTCATTTCTACACTACGACAAAAAACAAGCGTACAACACCGGAAAAAATGTCGATCATGAAATTTGATCCGAAGGTACGCAAGCACGTTGAATACAAAGAGACCAAGATCAAGTAATTGATCTGCACTCTGAAAAGCCCCGCATGGTTTTCCCTGCGGGCTTTTTTACGTTTGGAACCAATGCTTCGCTTGCCCACACTATTTTTAATCGGCGCTGGTAAGCGGGACGTTACTGATTTAGGCAGAGACAGAAAAATCACCAGACGAAAAAAAACGGCCCATGCAGGGCCGCTTTCTTAACAATATCTGAATCAGGAATAACTGCGCAGACGCAAGGAAAAATCCTGCAGTGACTTGATGCCGGAAGCTTCGGCCCGCGCACACCAATCCTGCAATTGCTGCAGCAACTGGTCACGCGTGAAATGCGAACGCTCCCAGATGGCACCCAGCTCAACACGCATTTCATGCATGGTTTGCAGTGCCTTGCTATGTAAGAACAACTCTGTCAGTTGCTGTTTTTGTGGCGCTTCCAGCTTGGTCGGCTCACGTTGCAGCAACTTCTTCGATGATTTCAGGAAGCCGGAGCCCAGCTTAGCCTTATCAGTCAGATGGCTGCGCTCTTCATGCCAGGCATTTTTCAACGACTTGGCGTACTTGGCCATGACATCGTAGCGGTTAGCGATCACGGACTGCAAAGTATCCAGATCCGGCACCAGCTTGGTATGGTTGAATTTCGGCGCCGGCGCAACCTTCTTGACCTTGGCCAGGCCGCAGATTTCCAAGATCCGAATATACATCCAGCCAATATCAAATTCGTACCACTTCGACGACAGCTTGGCCGAAGTACCGAAAGTATGGTGATTATTGTGCAATTCTTCACCGCCAATGATGATGCCAAACGGGATGATGTTAGTAGCAGCATCATTGCAATCGTAGTTGCGGTAGCCCCAATAGTGACCAATGCCGTTGATGATGCCGGCAGCAGTAATTGGAATCCAGATCATTTGCACTGCCCACACACTCAGGCCGACAACGCCGAACAGCATCAGATCGATGAACAACATGGCCACAATGCCGTAGGCACTGTGCTTGGTATACAGGTTTCTTTCAATCCAGTCGTCCGGAGTGCCATGGCCGAATTTTTCCATGGTTTCCAGGTTCTTGGATTCAGCACGGTACAACTCGGCGCCTTCCCAGAAGACTTTCTTGATGCCGCGGGTAACAGGGCTATGCGGATCTTCTTCGGTATCGCATTTGGCGTGGTGCTTGCGATGGATCGCAGCCCACTCCTTGGTGACCATGCCGGTCGTCAGCCACAGCCAGAAACGGAAAAAATGACTTGGAATGGCGTGCAGATCCAGCGCACGATGTGCTTGGCCGCGATGCAGGTAGATCGTCACGGCAGCGATCGTGATGTGCGTCACGACCAGCGTGAACACTACGACCTGCCAGGCGCTCGCACCCGTTACGCCATTCGACAAGAAATCGAGAATTGCATTGAACACTATGTGTACTCCATGTGTAGAGATTACGCCACTGCTTGTTTTAAAATCTAATTTGCAGTGTGATGCGGGTAAATTGACGGGTAGTTACCGACCATTTACCCGAATTTCGATCGCAATTGTACCCTGAATATCAGCTGTTTTTAGATTTCGGC from the Collimonas arenae genome contains:
- a CDS encoding transglycosylase SLT domain-containing protein, with protein sequence MLARSTKALPSWATPAYLKKLSTQSVSGALFARDTVGGLIATTRVSILFSGILAIIGLSTMIIKPDLVYKLQSLPLFASSAPQQAATLPATQVASTISNLANVPANAAAKNIASLTVPAPSANVNHLLHMDGLANKAIKPLDSSRQQQWVTNWLSKRYRVAGDATNMFVTTAYKTARETKLDPLLILAVMAIESGLNPFAESPVGAQGLMQVMSKVHEDKFESMGGIKAALNPTANIKVGSMILRDYVNQGGSVEAGLKRYVGAAAFANDGGYGYKVLAEYRRLQDVAIGKNVPSTGSVAPIATPKAHPIQAVAPADAASPTPAEAAVNVPDPIERRIQQSDNQLTPLPLT
- a CDS encoding ABC transporter ATP-binding protein, producing MATNILKISNLKVAYGGIQAVKGINLDVNEGELVTLIGANGAGKTTTLKAITGTLPQCKVEGEMHYLGQHTKGLTSFNLVKQKLAMVPEGRGVFTRMSIQENLLMGAYTSDDKAGIAADIDKWFTVFPRLKERAAQMAGTLSGGEQQMLAMARALMSHPKLLLLDEPSMGLSPIMVEKIFEVIRNVSAQGITILLVEQNAKLALEAAHRAYVMDSGLVTMTGNAKDMLDDPKVKAAYLGE
- a CDS encoding ABC transporter ATP-binding protein, which produces MSAPTILNISGVNKRFGGLQALSEVNVKILKGQIYGLIGPNGAGKTTFFNVITGLYQADTGSFELAGKPYSPSAPHEVAKAGIARTFQNIRLFGEMTVLENVMVGCHVRTHQGVFGAVFRHKAARVEELAIRKRSQELLDFVGIGRFGERTARHLSYGDQRRLEIARALATEPQLLALDEPAAGMNATEKLALRELLVKIKNEGKTILLIEHDVKLMMGLCDRLTVLDYGKPIAEGLPAEIQKNPAVIEAYLGGGH
- a CDS encoding ABC transporter permease subunit, with the translated sequence MANFFDTKKNPTKAYTSLVALAILFMIFPFIAANFGNSWVRIMDFALLYIMLALGLNIVVGFAGLLDLGYIAFYAIGAYMTGLLASPQFASVLESFVNTYPAIGNFLVMVCGPEIVQNGIHLSLWVIVPLGAALAGMFGAILGAPTLKLRGDYLAIVTLGFGEIIRIFMNNLNAPVNITNGPQGINLIDPIRIFGVSLAGERGSNATVYFGGIGMPSVNAYYFLFLVLCIAIIFISIRLQNSRLGRAWVAIREDEIAAKAMGINTRNMKLLAFTMGASFGGVAGAMFASFQGFVSPESFSLTESIAVLAMVVLGGMGHIPGVVLGGILLAALPEVLRHTVEPLQMALFGTVLIDAEVLRQLLYGLAMVVIMLTRPAGLWPAPKHEDRPDADIDKPTLATGVVEA
- a CDS encoding branched-chain amino acid ABC transporter permease yields the protein MDIFIQQVINGLVLGSMYALIALGYTMVYGVLNLINFAHGDILMIGAMVGLTILKLLQHVAPGLPGIVQLAIAIIGAIPVCVIVSLIIERVAYRPLRNAPRLAPLITAIGVSILLQTFAMMIWGRSPLPVPQVMPSDPVHIFGALISPTQIMLLVLAAASMFGLVMLVEKTKMGRAMRATAENPRVAGLMGVDSNRVIVMTFAIGAALAAVAGVMWGANYSSAQFAMGFVPGLKAFSAAVLGGIGNIYGAMLGGILLGLIESLGAGYIGDLTGNFFGSNYQDIFAFIVLIIVLTLRPSGIMGERVADRA
- the ispH gene encoding 4-hydroxy-3-methylbut-2-enyl diphosphate reductase, with product MDKEILLAQPRGFCAGVDRAIEIVERALEQFGAPIYVRHEIVHNAYVVADLRNKGAIFIEELADVPAGNTVIFSAHGVSKAVQEEAEVRGLKVFDATCPLVTKVHMEVAKMRREGREIVMIGHEGHPEVEGTMGQTEGGMHLVETVADVDKLQVANPAMLAYVSQTTLSVDDTADVIVALKQRFPLITEPKKGDICYATTNRQQAVKFMAPQVDVVIVVGSPNSSNSNRLREVAEKRGTAAYMVDNAEQIDPDWLQGKTRIGVTAGASAPEVLVQAVIDRLTAYGAKNVRTLDGAEENVTFPMPKGLARA
- a CDS encoding FKBP-type peptidyl-prolyl cis-trans isomerase, whose product is MSNLSLPVVTEASYLTLHYRLASQEGEDIVSTFKESPATLQFGMGQLAPFLESCLLGLPEGTHQTFDLPPEQAFGPRNPELIQRVSRATLRQNSQLGEEYRIGDLVEFAAPGGGQFAGVLREIDEQGALFDFNHPLAGQSLKFEVKIIGIL
- the radC gene encoding RadC family protein, whose translation is MAITDWPTDQRPRERLIKFGPQALSDAELLAVFLRVGTAGKSAVDLGREMTSHFGSLNGLFSASLKDFCLINGLGPAKYAQLQAILELGRRSLAEELQSGSSFDAPAAVKQYLQLLLTNKPYESFLVLFLDVKNRLICAEELFRGTLTHASVYPREVVKAVLAHNAASIMLAHNHPSGTLEPSAADHKLTQTLKQAMDLIGVRVLDHFIVAGTKVYSFAEHGQL
- the rpmB gene encoding 50S ribosomal protein L28 — translated: MARVCQVTGKGPMVGNNVSHANNKTKRRFLPNLQNRRIFVESENRWVSLRLSNAGLRVIDKIGIDAVLADLRARGENV
- the rpmG gene encoding 50S ribosomal protein L33 produces the protein MAKSGRDKIKLESTAGTGHFYTTTKNKRTTPEKMSIMKFDPKVRKHVEYKETKIK
- a CDS encoding DesA family fatty acid desaturase, with the protein product MFNAILDFLSNGVTGASAWQVVVFTLVVTHITIAAVTIYLHRGQAHRALDLHAIPSHFFRFWLWLTTGMVTKEWAAIHRKHHAKCDTEEDPHSPVTRGIKKVFWEGAELYRAESKNLETMEKFGHGTPDDWIERNLYTKHSAYGIVAMLFIDLMLFGVVGLSVWAVQMIWIPITAAGIINGIGHYWGYRNYDCNDAATNIIPFGIIIGGEELHNNHHTFGTSAKLSSKWYEFDIGWMYIRILEICGLAKVKKVAPAPKFNHTKLVPDLDTLQSVIANRYDVMAKYAKSLKNAWHEERSHLTDKAKLGSGFLKSSKKLLQREPTKLEAPQKQQLTELFLHSKALQTMHEMRVELGAIWERSHFTRDQLLQQLQDWCARAEASGIKSLQDFSLRLRSYS